From a region of the Pseudomonadota bacterium genome:
- a CDS encoding glycine zipper domain-containing protein — protein sequence MKKMFLIMLALGIGLLTFSCASTGYNTQKGAAIGAGLGAIAGQVIGHNTAGTLIGLAGGALAGAIAGNAVDQDVTNQKIESAQRPRTAYVSPEGGVNENPPGEWIQVPGEWIGGKWVPSHKVWVPVNPN from the coding sequence ATGAAAAAGATGTTTTTAATTATGTTAGCCCTGGGAATAGGGCTTTTAACCTTTTCATGTGCATCTACGGGTTACAATACCCAGAAGGGTGCAGCTATTGGTGCAGGCCTTGGTGCAATTGCAGGTCAGGTAATTGGTCATAATACTGCAGGTACATTAATAGGCCTTGCCGGCGGAGCACTCGCAGGCGCAATTGCTGGAAACGCAGTAGACCAGGATGTAACAAACCAGAAGATAGAATCAGCACAAAGACCAAGAACAGCCTATGTATCTCCTGAAGGAGGTGTAAATGAAAATCCTCCGGGAGAATGGATTCAGGTTCCGGGAGAATGGATTGGCGGCAAATGGGTTCCATCTCACAAGGTATGGGTACCGGTAAATCCAAATTGA
- a CDS encoding Spy/CpxP family protein refolding chaperone encodes MKRWYVSMLVVLLVALATTVFAFGPRGGHVAFGGPGHGFGGPMGPGANLNLSKEQADKMWQIKEKFHNDTQALRYELFQKRFELRTLYADPKADEATILAKQKELNSLQQKLFDKMAQLKLEQRKILTPEQLKTLSETYGGRGLGPCGLGGKGFGGRGFGPRGL; translated from the coding sequence ATGAAGAGATGGTATGTAAGTATGTTGGTAGTGCTTTTAGTAGCGCTTGCCACTACAGTATTTGCATTCGGACCGAGAGGTGGTCATGTAGCGTTTGGTGGCCCGGGGCATGGCTTTGGCGGGCCGATGGGCCCAGGGGCAAATCTGAACCTCTCGAAGGAACAGGCAGATAAGATGTGGCAGATTAAAGAGAAGTTTCATAATGACACGCAGGCGCTGAGATACGAGCTTTTCCAGAAAAGGTTCGAGCTAAGAACACTCTACGCAGACCCAAAGGCAGATGAGGCAACAATCCTTGCAAAACAAAAGGAACTCAACTCCTTACAACAGAAACTGTTCGATAAGATGGCGCAGCTAAAGCTTGAACAGAGAAAGATCTTAACACCCGAACAGCTTAAGACATTGAGCGAAACATACGGTGGAAGAGGACTTGGACCCTGCGGACTTGGCGGAAAAGGCTTTGGCGGAAGAGGATTCGGACCACGTGGACTTTAG
- a CDS encoding sulfide-dependent adenosine diphosphate thiazole synthase, translating to MIDERIVTKAIVESYTKKLLSSLELDVAICGAGPAGIVAGYYLAKAGLKVALFERKLSIGGGMWGGGMMFNEIVVQEEAKALLDELDINARLYTEGYYVADAIECVSGISIKAIKAGLKIFNLVSVEDLIVRENKVTGIVINWTAVEMASLHVDPLTIASRFVVDSTGHSVEVVKVLERKMNVKLFTPSGKIEGEKSMWANVAETTTLENTKEVFPGLYVAGMSANATFGSYRMGPIFGGMLLSGKKVADLIIKRCT from the coding sequence ATGATAGACGAAAGGATTGTAACAAAGGCAATTGTTGAGAGTTATACAAAAAAGCTTCTTTCCTCTTTGGAACTTGATGTGGCAATTTGCGGTGCAGGACCGGCAGGCATTGTTGCCGGATATTACCTCGCCAAAGCCGGGCTGAAGGTTGCTTTATTCGAGAGAAAGCTTTCTATCGGTGGAGGTATGTGGGGCGGGGGCATGATGTTTAACGAAATAGTTGTCCAGGAAGAGGCAAAGGCGTTGCTGGATGAACTTGATATCAATGCAAGGCTTTATACGGAAGGGTATTATGTTGCAGATGCGATCGAATGTGTCTCGGGGATATCCATAAAGGCAATCAAGGCAGGTCTTAAGATATTCAACCTTGTAAGCGTTGAGGACCTTATTGTAAGGGAAAATAAGGTTACAGGTATCGTGATAAACTGGACTGCAGTGGAGATGGCATCCTTACATGTTGACCCTTTAACCATAGCATCAAGATTTGTTGTTGATTCCACAGGCCATTCGGTAGAAGTAGTGAAGGTCCTGGAGAGAAAGATGAATGTGAAGCTTTTTACGCCGTCGGGAAAGATAGAGGGAGAAAAATCAATGTGGGCAAATGTTGCAGAAACAACTACCCTTGAAAATACAAAAGAGGTATTTCCGGGTCTTTATGTTGCAGGTATGAGTGCGAACGCCACCTTTGGCTCCTATAGAATGGGTCCTATATTCGGGGGGATGCTTTTGTCCGGTAAAAAGGTAGCGGACCTTATCATTAAAAGATGTACATGA